The Carcharodon carcharias isolate sCarCar2 chromosome 15, sCarCar2.pri, whole genome shotgun sequence genome includes a window with the following:
- the dexi gene encoding dexamethasone-induced protein homolog: MTIYADLDSVESLFDELPYMFYVGLFFVNVLILYYAFLMEYILLNVGIVFLPDDFDQALVDLGVLSDPASVTFDTDAELDVFDGYFD; the protein is encoded by the coding sequence ATGACCATTTATGCTGACCTCGATTCGGTGGAGTCGCTCTTCGATGAGCTGCCCTATATGTTTTACGTGGGATTGTTTTTTGTGAACGTGCTGATCCTCTACTATGCCTTCCTGATGGAGTACATCCTCCTCAACGTGGGAATCGTCTTCCTGCCGGACGACTTCGACCAGGCTCTCGTCGACCTCGGGGTCCTCTCGGACCCGGCATCGGTTACCTTCGACACCGACGCCGAGCTGGACGTATTCGATGGCTACTTTGACTAA